Proteins from one Malania oleifera isolate guangnan ecotype guangnan chromosome 4, ASM2987363v1, whole genome shotgun sequence genomic window:
- the LOC131153399 gene encoding zinc finger CCCH domain-containing protein 17 isoform X1 translates to MAADPQNLPQNPHTQQRQQQQQPSALSSAEDDALKSNTDCVYFLASPLTCKKGSECEYRHSEYARVNPRDCWFWLNGNCLNPKCSFRHPVCPSFVFPYFISAIIGFKSDAFLVFEHHLFYYEMIYISAFCVSFQPLDGLLGTQAATSVGSSLPTSQPAPSAAVHAPQSASKQAVPCIFFQKGLCLKGDRCAFLHGPNSVNKVLQVPTAASITEPPSPKKAFGGLAKCIQEPKISKANILKSFELPPLVKPAGETETALDKNEVSIHRTLPPAITVDAEPLRYKATTVPPVNNGSSNSRSNRMHRGLVSDDHSKDADDSIRESSPGFDVLVDDELRGSDFYHNEDQFGRTRSHEGRNLNSMNEFDLGRSADYSSMVDVDRERFRDSHGYDSYEFLQGQYAWEQRRASSERKLVGTTHVERRGYPKADSPDQIEESDLRLRLLKQRRVNDLRSGHDYDHDSRIEERSCRGPHRDSHYLPPHESSLSNRLRGRIKLPRRSSPINGNELHSERELDRGRNRSRMSPGRPQTSSHQGRVQDRVKGVVQDFNNEARNFWGPRMKRDILDDKSADFAGPKSLAELKGGKNAESKEQLSSLGRQQNLKVDSHHQSEVDLSFEGPKPLSVILKRKREAEAAVSGSVMLSDNNEENNKKSKEISTGSSKTTSAIETPGVLPPVSGKETGNNRVLGNEGEYKSAVAAVTFEEDNENNEVADGQSSQLQRTNENEVEMEDGMILEETMEDHELEAFDQRDADYDYENVDEGEFDLGGGENPDPDEYFDDEDGDDGDDFAKKIGVMLT, encoded by the exons ATGGCAGCGGACCCTCAAAATCTCCCGCAAAATCCACACACGCAGCAGCGGCAACAGCAGCAGCAACCTTCTGCTTTATCGTCCGCGGAGGATGATGCCCTCAAGAGTAACACAGACTGCGTCTACTTCCTTGCCTCGCCTCTTACCTGTAAGAAG GGAAGTGAATGTGAGTATCGCCATAGTGAATATGCTCGGGTTAATCCAAGGGATTGCTGGTTCTGGTTAAATGGAAATTGCTTGAATCCGAAGTGTTCCTTCCGCCATCCTGTATGTCCTAGTTTTGTGTTTCCATATTTTATTTCTGCAATAATAGGTTTTAAAAGTGATGCATTCTTGGTATTTGAACATCATTTATTCTAttatgaaatgatatatataagtgcTTTTTGTGTCTCTTTTCAGCCTCTTGATGGCTTGTTAGGAACTCAAGCGGCAACTTCTGTTGGATCTTCTCTGCCTACTTCACAGCCTGCACCATCAGCTGCAGTGCATGCTCCTCAGAGTGCGAGTAAACAAGCAGTCCCCTGCATTTTCTTCCAAAAGGGGCTCTGCCTCAAAGGTGATAGGTGCGCCTTCTTACATGGACCAAATTCTGTTAATAAAGTGCTGCAGGTTCCAACGGCTGCATCCATTACTGAACCTCCATCACCTAAGAAGGCTTTCGGTGGTCTTGCAAAGTGTATTCAGGAACCAAAGATTTCAAAAGCAAACATCTTGAAGTCATTTGAATTACCCCCACTGGTGAAACCAGCTGGGGAAACGGAAACTGCCCTAGATAAAAATGAAGTTTCCATTCACAGAACTTTACCACCAGCTATAACTGTAGATGCTGAGCCTCTTAGATACAAGGCAACAACTGTGCCTCCGGTTAATAATGGAAGCTCCAATAGCAGGTCCAACCGCATGCATCGAGGTCTTGTGTCTGATGATCACAGTAAGGATGCTGATGATTCCATAAGGGAATCCTCTCCTGGTTTTGATGTTCTTGTTGACGATGAGCTCAGGGGCTCTGATTTCTATCACAATGAAGATCAATTTGGAAGAACTAGAAGTCacgaaggaagaaatctaaactCTATGAATGAATTTGATCTTGGTCGTTCTGCAGATTACAGTTCTATGGTTGATGTTGACAGAGAAAGGTTTCGTGATTCACATGGCTATGATTCTTATGAGTTCTTGCAAGGGCAATATGCTTGGGAGCAGCGCAGGGCTTCATCTGAGAGGAAGTTAGTGGGAACAACTCATGTGGAGAGGAGAGGTTACCCTAAAGCTGACAGTCCTGATCAAATTGAGGAGTCAGATTTGCGGCTTCGTTTATTGAAGCAAAGAAGGGTTAATGACTTGAGGTCAGGTCATGATTATGACCATGACAGCCGTATTGAGGAGCGAAGCTGTCGGGGTCCTCATAGGGACTCGCATTATTTACCCCCACATGAGAGTTCCCTTAGTAATCGCCTTCGGGGTAGAATTAAGCTTCCACGGAGATCATCTCCCATCAATGGAAATGAATTGCATTCGGAAAGGGAACTTGATAGGGGAAGGAACCGGAGCAGAATGTCACCTGGAAGGCCACAAACTTCATCTCATCAGGGTAGGGTCCAAGATAGAGTTAAAGGAGTGGTGCAGGATTTCAATAATGAGGCAAGAAATTTTTGGGGTCCACGGATGAAGAGAGACATACTGGATGACAAAAGCGCCGATTTTGCTGGTCCGAAAAGCCTTGCGGAGCTGAAAGGAGGGAAGAATGCTGAAAGCAAGGAACAGTTATCTTCTCTTGGAAGGCAGCAAAATCTAAAGGTTGACAGTCATCATCAGTCCGAGGTTGATCTTTCATTTGAAGGCCCCAAGCCTCTCAGTGTAATTCTGAAGAGAAAAAGGGAGGCTGAAGCAGCGGTATCTGGAAGTGTAATGTTATCTGACAATAATGAAGAGAATAATAAGAAGAGTAAGGAAATCTCGACTGGGAGCTCCAAGACTACATCAGCTATAGAGACACCTGGTGTTCTTCCCCCAGTATCAGGGAAAGAGACTGGCAATAATCGTGTGCTTGGAAATGAGGGAGAATACAAATCTGCAGTGGCTGCAGTCACAtttgaagaagataatgaaaataATGAAGTCGCTGATGGGCAGTCATCTCAATTACAGAGGACAAACGAGAATGAGGTTGAAATGGAAGATGGTATGATCCTTGAAGAAACAATGGAAGATCATGAGCTTGAAGCCTTCGACCAGAGGGATGCAgactatgattatgagaatgttgACGAGGGAGAGTTTGATTTAGGTGGGGGTGAAAATCCAGACCCTGATGAGTACTTTGATGACGAAGATGGGGATGATGGGGATGACTTTGCTAAGAAGATTGGTGTTATGCTTACATGA
- the LOC131153399 gene encoding zinc finger CCCH domain-containing protein 17 isoform X2, with translation MAADPQNLPQNPHTQQRQQQQQPSALSSAEDDALKSNTDCVYFLASPLTCKKGSECEYRHSEYARVNPRDCWFWLNGNCLNPKCSFRHPPLDGLLGTQAATSVGSSLPTSQPAPSAAVHAPQSASKQAVPCIFFQKGLCLKGDRCAFLHGPNSVNKVLQVPTAASITEPPSPKKAFGGLAKCIQEPKISKANILKSFELPPLVKPAGETETALDKNEVSIHRTLPPAITVDAEPLRYKATTVPPVNNGSSNSRSNRMHRGLVSDDHSKDADDSIRESSPGFDVLVDDELRGSDFYHNEDQFGRTRSHEGRNLNSMNEFDLGRSADYSSMVDVDRERFRDSHGYDSYEFLQGQYAWEQRRASSERKLVGTTHVERRGYPKADSPDQIEESDLRLRLLKQRRVNDLRSGHDYDHDSRIEERSCRGPHRDSHYLPPHESSLSNRLRGRIKLPRRSSPINGNELHSERELDRGRNRSRMSPGRPQTSSHQGRVQDRVKGVVQDFNNEARNFWGPRMKRDILDDKSADFAGPKSLAELKGGKNAESKEQLSSLGRQQNLKVDSHHQSEVDLSFEGPKPLSVILKRKREAEAAVSGSVMLSDNNEENNKKSKEISTGSSKTTSAIETPGVLPPVSGKETGNNRVLGNEGEYKSAVAAVTFEEDNENNEVADGQSSQLQRTNENEVEMEDGMILEETMEDHELEAFDQRDADYDYENVDEGEFDLGGGENPDPDEYFDDEDGDDGDDFAKKIGVMLT, from the exons ATGGCAGCGGACCCTCAAAATCTCCCGCAAAATCCACACACGCAGCAGCGGCAACAGCAGCAGCAACCTTCTGCTTTATCGTCCGCGGAGGATGATGCCCTCAAGAGTAACACAGACTGCGTCTACTTCCTTGCCTCGCCTCTTACCTGTAAGAAG GGAAGTGAATGTGAGTATCGCCATAGTGAATATGCTCGGGTTAATCCAAGGGATTGCTGGTTCTGGTTAAATGGAAATTGCTTGAATCCGAAGTGTTCCTTCCGCCATCCT CCTCTTGATGGCTTGTTAGGAACTCAAGCGGCAACTTCTGTTGGATCTTCTCTGCCTACTTCACAGCCTGCACCATCAGCTGCAGTGCATGCTCCTCAGAGTGCGAGTAAACAAGCAGTCCCCTGCATTTTCTTCCAAAAGGGGCTCTGCCTCAAAGGTGATAGGTGCGCCTTCTTACATGGACCAAATTCTGTTAATAAAGTGCTGCAGGTTCCAACGGCTGCATCCATTACTGAACCTCCATCACCTAAGAAGGCTTTCGGTGGTCTTGCAAAGTGTATTCAGGAACCAAAGATTTCAAAAGCAAACATCTTGAAGTCATTTGAATTACCCCCACTGGTGAAACCAGCTGGGGAAACGGAAACTGCCCTAGATAAAAATGAAGTTTCCATTCACAGAACTTTACCACCAGCTATAACTGTAGATGCTGAGCCTCTTAGATACAAGGCAACAACTGTGCCTCCGGTTAATAATGGAAGCTCCAATAGCAGGTCCAACCGCATGCATCGAGGTCTTGTGTCTGATGATCACAGTAAGGATGCTGATGATTCCATAAGGGAATCCTCTCCTGGTTTTGATGTTCTTGTTGACGATGAGCTCAGGGGCTCTGATTTCTATCACAATGAAGATCAATTTGGAAGAACTAGAAGTCacgaaggaagaaatctaaactCTATGAATGAATTTGATCTTGGTCGTTCTGCAGATTACAGTTCTATGGTTGATGTTGACAGAGAAAGGTTTCGTGATTCACATGGCTATGATTCTTATGAGTTCTTGCAAGGGCAATATGCTTGGGAGCAGCGCAGGGCTTCATCTGAGAGGAAGTTAGTGGGAACAACTCATGTGGAGAGGAGAGGTTACCCTAAAGCTGACAGTCCTGATCAAATTGAGGAGTCAGATTTGCGGCTTCGTTTATTGAAGCAAAGAAGGGTTAATGACTTGAGGTCAGGTCATGATTATGACCATGACAGCCGTATTGAGGAGCGAAGCTGTCGGGGTCCTCATAGGGACTCGCATTATTTACCCCCACATGAGAGTTCCCTTAGTAATCGCCTTCGGGGTAGAATTAAGCTTCCACGGAGATCATCTCCCATCAATGGAAATGAATTGCATTCGGAAAGGGAACTTGATAGGGGAAGGAACCGGAGCAGAATGTCACCTGGAAGGCCACAAACTTCATCTCATCAGGGTAGGGTCCAAGATAGAGTTAAAGGAGTGGTGCAGGATTTCAATAATGAGGCAAGAAATTTTTGGGGTCCACGGATGAAGAGAGACATACTGGATGACAAAAGCGCCGATTTTGCTGGTCCGAAAAGCCTTGCGGAGCTGAAAGGAGGGAAGAATGCTGAAAGCAAGGAACAGTTATCTTCTCTTGGAAGGCAGCAAAATCTAAAGGTTGACAGTCATCATCAGTCCGAGGTTGATCTTTCATTTGAAGGCCCCAAGCCTCTCAGTGTAATTCTGAAGAGAAAAAGGGAGGCTGAAGCAGCGGTATCTGGAAGTGTAATGTTATCTGACAATAATGAAGAGAATAATAAGAAGAGTAAGGAAATCTCGACTGGGAGCTCCAAGACTACATCAGCTATAGAGACACCTGGTGTTCTTCCCCCAGTATCAGGGAAAGAGACTGGCAATAATCGTGTGCTTGGAAATGAGGGAGAATACAAATCTGCAGTGGCTGCAGTCACAtttgaagaagataatgaaaataATGAAGTCGCTGATGGGCAGTCATCTCAATTACAGAGGACAAACGAGAATGAGGTTGAAATGGAAGATGGTATGATCCTTGAAGAAACAATGGAAGATCATGAGCTTGAAGCCTTCGACCAGAGGGATGCAgactatgattatgagaatgttgACGAGGGAGAGTTTGATTTAGGTGGGGGTGAAAATCCAGACCCTGATGAGTACTTTGATGACGAAGATGGGGATGATGGGGATGACTTTGCTAAGAAGATTGGTGTTATGCTTACATGA